In a single window of the Prochlorococcus marinus str. AS9601 genome:
- a CDS encoding DUF3318 domain-containing protein, with protein MSELQRLKNLLPPENESWVFVEAAAAIDPPLITLEEIGRDEVEIQIDLDEWDNFAIDHRNLLFWHEVGKIQNDTIPRDGWEMAALAIGLGGAIGELWVQDGLLLLLALGLSSFAGYRLYLKNNSEKKLQDAIYADEVAIDLACRFGYSIPNAYKSLGGALKELIDKTRKKKKRSFFEDRLDALRKSAEKARSELSQQEGSEKSVSSENVYGQ; from the coding sequence ATGAGCGAACTTCAGCGACTTAAAAATTTGTTGCCTCCAGAGAATGAAAGTTGGGTATTTGTTGAAGCTGCTGCGGCTATAGACCCACCTCTAATAACACTTGAGGAGATAGGTCGTGACGAAGTAGAAATCCAAATAGATTTAGATGAATGGGATAATTTTGCTATTGACCACAGAAATCTATTATTTTGGCACGAGGTCGGGAAAATTCAAAATGACACAATTCCTAGAGATGGATGGGAAATGGCAGCTCTTGCCATAGGACTTGGTGGGGCGATAGGAGAGTTGTGGGTCCAAGATGGCTTACTTTTATTACTTGCGCTTGGTTTGTCAAGTTTTGCAGGGTATAGATTATATTTAAAAAATAATTCTGAAAAAAAACTTCAAGATGCTATTTATGCAGATGAAGTGGCTATAGATCTTGCTTGTAGATTTGGATACAGCATTCCAAATGCTTATAAGAGTCTTGGAGGAGCGTTAAAGGAATTAATAGATAAGACACGAAAAAAGAAAAAAAGGAGTTTCTTTGAAGATAGATTAGATGCCTTAAGAAAAAGTGCAGAGAAAGCAAGATCAGAATTATCTCAGCAGGAAGGTTCAGAAAAATCAGTTTCGAGTGAAAATGTTTATGGACAATAA
- the rsfS gene encoding ribosome silencing factor, which yields MDNKSLVLMAAKACDEKKAKDIKLIKIDKVSFISEWILIAEGLSDVQVRSITSSVEGELREKARIEPLRKEGVNEAKWALLDYGDLIVNIFQPEIRKFYDLESFWSNGDNLIFP from the coding sequence ATGGACAATAAAAGTTTGGTTTTAATGGCAGCTAAAGCATGTGATGAAAAAAAGGCAAAAGATATAAAGCTTATAAAAATTGACAAAGTATCATTTATCAGTGAGTGGATTTTGATTGCAGAAGGATTATCTGACGTACAAGTTAGATCTATAACTAGCTCTGTAGAGGGTGAGCTTAGAGAGAAGGCTAGAATTGAACCATTACGCAAAGAAGGGGTTAACGAAGCGAAATGGGCTTTACTCGATTATGGTGATTTGATTGTAAATATTTTTCAACCAGAGATAAGAAAATTTTATGACCTCGAATCATTCTGGAGTAATGGAGATAATCTTATATTTCCATAA
- a CDS encoding CGLD27 family protein — MNEYKCPVPIEQQPSNEFIELSKSKIFSWPKTKKSLILILIKFWLGAFLLFLVISSGSVYFKTSLLKYTLLSFFSSLSIPLLISIRLYLGWNHIFKRLRSEKVEYEESGWYDGQVWEKPLVLKEKESLIASIEVKPILKNLIQIFSIISVLALSGILIFQYINF; from the coding sequence ATGAACGAATATAAATGTCCTGTCCCTATAGAGCAACAACCCTCAAATGAATTCATCGAATTATCAAAATCTAAAATTTTTTCTTGGCCAAAAACAAAAAAATCACTTATTCTTATTTTAATAAAGTTCTGGTTAGGAGCTTTCCTTCTATTTCTTGTAATTTCTTCAGGAAGTGTATATTTTAAAACATCTCTCTTAAAATATACTCTATTAAGTTTTTTTAGCAGCTTATCAATACCTCTTTTAATTTCAATAAGGTTATATTTAGGATGGAATCATATTTTTAAAAGATTAAGATCAGAAAAAGTTGAATACGAGGAATCGGGTTGGTATGACGGCCAAGTTTGGGAAAAACCATTAGTTTTAAAAGAAAAAGAATCACTTATTGCCTCAATTGAGGTAAAGCCTATTTTAAAAAATTTAATTCAAATTTTTTCTATTATTTCAGTCTTAGCTTTATCGGGAATTTTAATTTTTCAATACATTAATTTTTAA
- a CDS encoding asparaginase has translation MSSNFKNLYTSNNPPLQATLMRGSNIESIHKIHAVITDKKGRVLMCAGNPEYKSFIRSALKPFQAIPFVSSGAASNITNESKSIALACGSHSGSKIHAREAFKILWEYDIDINNLKCPKTKISPLEHNCSGKHAAFLATCKKMNWPLDSYLKGDHPLQIEIFRIVSELLGIPASEISAERDDCGAPTLYLKLVEMSRLYSLLSSSENAELEQISRAFTLNPTMISDNNKFDTEIIKASHGKVIGKGGAEGIQCLCKVNEGIGLALKVEDGSKRAKHAVSLHILKQLEWISDLRIQDIEEKVFNFSEGVRLEVKGKLKFQES, from the coding sequence ATGAGTTCTAATTTCAAAAACCTCTACACCTCTAACAATCCTCCTTTACAAGCAACCTTAATGAGAGGGTCAAATATTGAATCAATACATAAAATTCATGCTGTTATTACTGACAAAAAAGGGAGGGTTTTAATGTGTGCAGGAAATCCAGAATATAAAAGTTTCATAAGGTCAGCACTTAAACCCTTTCAAGCAATACCTTTCGTAAGTAGTGGAGCCGCATCAAATATAACTAATGAATCAAAATCAATTGCTTTAGCTTGCGGGTCACATAGTGGTTCAAAAATTCATGCAAGGGAAGCTTTCAAAATTTTATGGGAATATGACATTGACATTAATAACCTGAAATGTCCAAAAACTAAGATAAGTCCATTAGAACATAATTGTTCTGGTAAACATGCTGCTTTTTTAGCTACATGCAAAAAAATGAATTGGCCATTAGATAGTTATTTAAAAGGGGATCATCCACTTCAAATCGAAATATTTAGAATTGTTTCTGAATTACTTGGAATCCCGGCATCTGAAATAAGCGCAGAACGTGATGATTGTGGTGCCCCTACCCTTTATTTAAAACTAGTAGAGATGTCGAGGTTATATTCACTTCTAAGTAGTTCAGAAAATGCTGAATTAGAACAAATCAGTAGAGCTTTTACGTTAAATCCAACAATGATAAGTGACAACAATAAATTTGATACCGAAATAATCAAAGCTTCTCATGGGAAAGTTATAGGTAAAGGTGGTGCCGAAGGAATACAGTGTCTATGTAAGGTAAATGAAGGGATAGGATTAGCTTTAAAAGTAGAAGACGGTTCAAAAAGAGCAAAACACGCAGTTAGTTTACACATACTAAAACAGTTAGAGTGGATATCTGACTTAAGAATTCAAGACATCGAAGAAAAGGTGTTTAATTTTTCTGAAGGAGTGCGACTTGAAGTTAAAGGTAAATTAAAATTCCAAGAATCCTAA
- the petP gene encoding cytochrome b6-f complex subunit PetP has product MLILDKVKIGNSVQINLGLSKDRLTKETIDAINISSLGKIRDFRITDGKGIGVVLQLSNGKEQWFFEDEIDLLDENGNVIKKNNDKKENSNFLFDFFKRLNYENKNKVSELLNPINFLIWLVVSFKDIF; this is encoded by the coding sequence ATGTTAATTCTAGATAAGGTTAAGATAGGAAATTCTGTTCAAATTAACTTAGGCCTGTCAAAGGATAGGCTTACTAAAGAAACTATTGATGCAATAAATATTTCTTCATTGGGTAAGATAAGGGATTTCAGAATAACTGATGGTAAAGGTATTGGAGTTGTCTTGCAATTATCTAACGGAAAAGAGCAATGGTTTTTTGAAGATGAAATTGATCTTCTCGACGAAAATGGTAATGTAATTAAGAAAAATAATGATAAAAAAGAGAATAGTAATTTTCTATTCGATTTTTTTAAAAGATTAAATTATGAAAATAAAAATAAGGTAAGCGAGTTACTTAATCCAATTAACTTTTTAATCTGGCTGGTTGTATCTTTTAAAGATATTTTTTAA
- a CDS encoding ABC transporter ATP-binding protein, with protein MVQNIIDVRNLSKSFDISTKEPGLKGTIKHFFKRQTKSIKVIKDISFEIKEGEIVGFLGANGAGKTTILKMLCGLIYPSEGSILVSGHLPFRRKENFLKKITLIMGQKQQLIWDLPPIESFYLNASIYDLDKFEAKKRINKLSEMLEIDEEIFIPVRKLSLGQRMKSELLAALIHEPNILFLDEPTLGLDINAQRNLRKFLQKYNKETNATICLTSHYMKDITSLCKRVICVHEGAISYDGKLNLLLKKLSPVKEILIVCRSEKDATKLESSGFTVKNKIKNEITIKIENNSITSSLKTILNNFDIEDLFINEPPIDEIIGKVLIKKDYDI; from the coding sequence ATGGTACAAAACATTATAGATGTAAGAAATTTATCTAAGTCATTTGATATCTCTACTAAAGAACCAGGCTTAAAAGGAACAATAAAACATTTTTTTAAAAGACAAACAAAAAGTATAAAAGTTATAAAAGATATTAGTTTTGAAATTAAAGAAGGAGAAATAGTAGGTTTTCTAGGCGCTAACGGAGCTGGTAAAACAACAATATTAAAAATGCTTTGTGGCTTAATTTATCCAAGTGAAGGTTCGATTTTAGTTTCAGGTCACTTACCTTTCAGAAGAAAAGAAAATTTCCTAAAGAAAATCACCTTAATAATGGGACAAAAGCAACAGCTTATTTGGGATCTTCCGCCAATTGAATCATTCTATTTGAATGCCTCCATATATGACTTAGATAAGTTCGAAGCTAAAAAGAGAATAAACAAACTATCAGAAATGCTTGAAATTGATGAAGAGATATTCATACCTGTTAGAAAACTTTCACTAGGTCAGCGAATGAAGTCAGAATTACTAGCAGCTTTGATACATGAACCTAATATTCTATTTTTGGACGAGCCGACACTTGGATTAGATATTAATGCACAGAGAAATTTAAGAAAATTCCTACAAAAATATAATAAGGAAACTAATGCAACAATATGCCTAACCAGTCATTACATGAAAGATATAACATCGCTATGCAAAAGAGTTATATGCGTGCACGAAGGGGCGATATCATATGATGGAAAACTTAACCTACTTTTAAAAAAACTATCTCCTGTTAAAGAAATATTAATAGTTTGTCGTTCCGAAAAAGATGCAACTAAATTAGAAAGCTCCGGATTTACTGTTAAAAATAAAATTAAGAATGAAATCACTATAAAAATTGAAAACAACTCAATTACCTCCTCACTAAAGACAATCCTAAATAATTTTGATATTGAAGACCTTTTTATAAATGAACCACCTATAGATGAAATTATTGGGAAGGTACTAATCAAAAAAGATTATGACATCTAA
- a CDS encoding ABC transporter permease, protein MTSNLINRKIFTLLKVQYSNMLEYRVEIALWAISGIIPFFMLNIWTNNNLNESINISDVMLSRYFLCAFFVRQFSVVWVVFSFEEDSLMGKVSPYLIQPLNPFFRYFAQHVAEQITRFPFALIIGFFFFIFNPESIWIPNLGILLLSIVSTFLSFLIQFLIQSIIACLCFWTEKASSIERLLFIPTLFLSGLLAPVVSFPAFVKSWIYLTPFPYLIDFPANLLSGNETNISGGLSMQILWIFLLFPLFKKIWSEGTKKYTAMGS, encoded by the coding sequence ATGACATCTAATTTGATTAACCGTAAAATATTCACCTTATTAAAAGTCCAATATTCAAACATGTTGGAATATAGGGTAGAAATTGCATTATGGGCAATTTCAGGGATTATTCCTTTTTTCATGTTAAACATTTGGACAAATAATAATTTAAATGAATCTATAAACATTAGTGATGTTATGTTATCTAGGTATTTCTTATGTGCTTTTTTTGTAAGACAGTTTTCGGTAGTTTGGGTTGTATTTAGTTTTGAAGAGGATTCTCTTATGGGGAAAGTATCTCCGTATTTAATCCAACCTTTAAATCCATTTTTCAGATATTTTGCACAACATGTTGCTGAACAAATAACAAGATTTCCATTCGCACTAATAATTGGATTTTTCTTTTTTATTTTTAATCCTGAAAGTATATGGATTCCAAATTTAGGTATTTTACTTTTATCGATAGTATCAACGTTCTTATCCTTCTTGATTCAATTTTTAATTCAGTCAATAATTGCATGTCTTTGTTTCTGGACAGAGAAAGCATCATCGATAGAAAGATTGTTATTTATTCCAACTTTATTTCTCTCAGGTCTTTTAGCTCCAGTAGTTTCATTCCCCGCATTTGTTAAATCTTGGATTTATTTAACTCCTTTTCCATATCTAATTGATTTCCCTGCGAACCTACTATCAGGTAATGAAACAAATATAAGTGGAGGCTTAAGTATGCAAATTCTATGGATTTTTTTACTTTTCCCACTTTTTAAGAAAATCTGGTCTGAAGGAACCAAAAAATATACAGCTATGGGGTCATGA
- a CDS encoding ABC transporter permease, with product MNLRKYLKVYKKFLHTSLASELEYKTNILVDLTTAILSLVGSIFLLSIFFQNNGNIGGWEFEQALIIQGIYTILNGITNTWFNPNLTEIVKHIREGTLDFVLLKPIDSQFFISLKKINPSGFLEIMLGFFLLLFCMRINQINLNLSFLTLSLITISCSICILYSLWFFISTTTIWFVKTWNAIEVLRSFLYIGRFPLNSFSFSLRIFFSVFIPIAFITTIPSEVFLGFSQLWKIMLEVIVASVFLITSRKFWLFALKFYSSASS from the coding sequence ATGAATTTAAGAAAATATCTAAAAGTTTATAAAAAATTCTTACATACTTCTTTGGCTTCTGAATTGGAGTATAAGACAAATATATTAGTTGATTTAACTACTGCAATTTTAAGTTTAGTAGGGAGTATTTTTCTTTTATCTATTTTTTTTCAAAATAATGGAAATATTGGGGGATGGGAATTTGAACAGGCACTAATAATTCAAGGCATTTATACAATTTTGAATGGAATAACAAATACATGGTTCAATCCTAATCTTACAGAAATAGTTAAACATATAAGAGAAGGAACATTAGACTTCGTACTTTTAAAACCTATTGATAGTCAATTTTTCATTTCATTAAAAAAAATAAATCCATCTGGATTTTTAGAAATAATGCTTGGATTTTTCTTGTTGTTATTCTGCATGAGAATAAATCAAATAAATTTAAATTTAAGTTTTCTAACATTATCGTTAATTACGATAAGCTGCTCGATTTGTATTTTATATAGTCTATGGTTTTTTATTTCTACTACTACTATTTGGTTTGTTAAGACTTGGAATGCAATAGAAGTATTAAGATCATTTCTTTATATTGGAAGATTTCCTCTAAATTCATTTTCATTTTCTTTAAGAATATTTTTTAGTGTTTTCATTCCTATTGCTTTTATAACTACAATTCCTTCTGAAGTTTTTCTAGGCTTTTCTCAATTATGGAAAATAATGCTTGAAGTTATTGTTGCTTCAGTATTTCTTATAACTTCAAGAAAATTCTGGTTATTTGCATTAAAGTTCTATTCATCAGCATCTAGCTAA
- a CDS encoding sulfite exporter TauE/SafE family protein codes for MLYLLTILLGNFDHSLLKSIYIFLISFFSNTFSAVSGGGAGLLQLPALILSGVPYYQALASHKLATVALGLGGSLRNYKSLGNDISVAWQILIFGLPGVILGASIVEYISEKYLYLILGIISILLAFYSFFKKDLGLSSGNKKLNFVPKIRFLFFIFFIGILNGSISSGTGLFVTILLIKTFEMDFLRAISMTFFTVGIFWNFIGAVFLARIGSVPLNLLIVLIIGSFTGGFFGAHLSKLNGNILIKKTFITVCIIAGISLLIKSIKSFL; via the coding sequence ATGCTTTATTTATTAACAATATTATTAGGAAATTTTGATCATTCTTTATTAAAAAGTATTTATATCTTTTTGATATCGTTTTTTTCTAATACGTTCTCAGCGGTTTCTGGAGGAGGAGCAGGACTATTACAATTACCTGCATTGATTTTATCTGGAGTTCCTTATTATCAGGCTTTGGCTAGTCATAAATTAGCAACAGTAGCACTAGGATTAGGGGGTTCCTTAAGAAATTATAAATCTTTAGGTAATGATATAAGTGTTGCTTGGCAAATTTTAATTTTTGGATTACCAGGAGTAATTTTGGGGGCTTCTATAGTTGAATATATATCAGAAAAGTATTTGTACTTAATTTTAGGAATAATATCCATATTATTAGCTTTTTACTCATTCTTTAAAAAAGATTTAGGTTTATCGTCTGGGAATAAAAAACTTAATTTTGTACCTAAAATTAGATTTTTATTTTTTATTTTTTTTATAGGTATATTAAATGGTTCTATTTCGTCAGGAACTGGATTGTTCGTAACAATACTATTAATAAAAACTTTTGAAATGGATTTTCTTCGAGCCATAAGCATGACATTTTTTACTGTTGGGATTTTTTGGAATTTTATTGGAGCAGTATTTTTGGCAAGAATAGGATCGGTTCCATTAAATTTATTGATAGTTTTAATAATTGGTTCCTTTACAGGAGGATTTTTTGGAGCTCACCTGTCAAAATTAAATGGGAATATACTTATTAAAAAAACTTTTATAACAGTTTGTATTATTGCTGGTATTAGCTTATTGATTAAATCCATAAAAAGCTTTTTATAA
- a CDS encoding HNH endonuclease, giving the protein MHKQDAIYLDQFCPKTSNKNWRESLNKLTNYKCIYCGKPSESLDHLHPMSKGGISSTSNCVPCCLSCNGKKSDSEVLTWYRKQNFYDPRRAMAIRAWFNDDLKLASVLLNYLN; this is encoded by the coding sequence ATGCATAAACAAGATGCAATTTACCTTGATCAGTTTTGTCCCAAGACAAGTAATAAAAATTGGAGAGAGTCACTTAATAAACTTACTAATTATAAATGCATTTATTGCGGTAAACCCTCAGAATCACTCGACCACCTGCACCCAATGTCAAAGGGTGGGATAAGCAGTACTAGTAATTGCGTTCCATGTTGTTTGTCATGTAATGGGAAGAAATCAGATTCAGAAGTTCTTACTTGGTACAGAAAACAAAATTTTTATGATCCTCGAAGAGCTATGGCGATACGAGCATGGTTTAATGATGATTTAAAACTAGCGTCAGTTCTTTTGAACTACTTAAATTAA
- a CDS encoding phosphoribosyltransferase produces the protein MINYFTWIEFDKSVEQIANKCRYKEFSGIYGVPRGGLCLAVALSHKLKIELISEPIKNSLIVDDVYETGITLTTFKNIEGAMFFVLFSKIKPTWWNTVHLTKKSQWIVFPWENTINSKSDREEYIKKRGLS, from the coding sequence ATGATAAATTATTTTACTTGGATCGAATTTGATAAGAGCGTAGAACAAATAGCTAATAAATGTAGGTATAAGGAATTTTCTGGAATATATGGAGTTCCTCGTGGTGGATTATGTCTTGCTGTAGCATTAAGCCATAAATTAAAAATTGAATTAATTTCTGAACCAATAAAGAATTCACTAATAGTAGATGATGTTTATGAAACAGGAATTACATTGACGACCTTCAAGAATATTGAAGGAGCAATGTTTTTTGTATTATTTAGTAAAATCAAACCTACATGGTGGAATACAGTTCATCTAACAAAAAAAAGTCAATGGATTGTTTTCCCTTGGGAAAATACTATAAATTCAAAAAGTGACCGCGAAGAATATATAAAAAAAAGAGGTTTAAGTTGA
- a CDS encoding nucleoside 2-deoxyribosyltransferase, which translates to MRKKLYLANPYGFSKQTKTLLNEFIQIFNDLNVEVFEPFERTKRLIQQESEWAYEVARSNFLDLKECDCIFAIVNGNPPDEGVMIELGIAIALKKEIFLFRDDFRNCTDSNQYPLNLMLFLGLPKDNWEKYYFESLQDIKSNKKRFLEWAEN; encoded by the coding sequence TTGAGAAAGAAATTATATTTGGCTAATCCATATGGATTTTCAAAACAAACTAAAACCCTCTTAAATGAATTTATTCAAATCTTCAATGATTTAAATGTAGAAGTATTTGAACCTTTTGAGAGAACAAAACGATTAATACAACAAGAAAGTGAGTGGGCATATGAAGTTGCAAGAAGTAATTTTCTTGATTTAAAAGAATGTGATTGTATTTTTGCGATTGTTAATGGAAATCCACCAGATGAAGGGGTAATGATTGAGTTAGGTATCGCAATTGCTTTAAAAAAGGAAATCTTTTTATTCAGGGATGATTTTAGAAATTGTACTGATAGCAATCAATACCCATTAAACCTAATGTTATTTCTTGGACTGCCTAAAGATAATTGGGAGAAATATTATTTTGAATCATTACAAGATATAAAAAGTAATAAAAAAAGATTTTTGGAGTGGGCTGAAAATTAG
- the rpsU gene encoding 30S ribosomal protein S21, translated as MTQVTVGENEGIESALRRFKRQVSKSGIFADLKRLRHHETPIEKYKRKLQQRRKARRR; from the coding sequence TTGACACAAGTTACAGTAGGAGAGAACGAGGGAATTGAATCTGCCCTTAGAAGATTTAAAAGACAAGTATCTAAATCTGGAATCTTTGCAGATTTAAAAAGACTTAGGCATCATGAAACCCCTATTGAAAAATACAAAAGAAAATTGCAACAGAGAAGAAAAGCAAGAAGAAGATAA
- a CDS encoding helix-hairpin-helix domain-containing protein: MISKFLSKLKSILFKSAVTPETPLKKEKKAAKSAKTKTKTKTKAKNSKKNIETLTTLPGVGAKSAKALYEAGFKTTKAVIAADEKDLLAVSGVGINLVKKLKNLK; the protein is encoded by the coding sequence ATGATTTCTAAATTTCTCAGCAAACTAAAATCAATTTTATTTAAAAGTGCAGTAACTCCTGAAACTCCTTTAAAGAAAGAAAAAAAAGCAGCAAAGTCTGCAAAAACAAAAACAAAAACAAAAACAAAAGCAAAGAATTCTAAGAAAAATATTGAAACTTTGACTACACTTCCTGGTGTTGGTGCTAAAAGCGCAAAAGCTTTGTATGAGGCTGGATTTAAAACAACAAAGGCAGTTATAGCAGCTGATGAAAAAGACCTTCTTGCTGTGTCAGGAGTTGGAATAAATCTTGTCAAGAAACTTAAAAATCTTAAATAG
- a CDS encoding uridine kinase family protein codes for MKLIFISGPSGSGKTTLSNQIIKKNKNGIVLSTDNYYKTGLISKLLPKFVEGFFDRSISFNNTLFKKDFDFIYKNGISICDRYYNFEKKTIQNIVNETNNISFLIVEGIFAKEFSNTLNNKDYIFLEIKTKKNECMKRVVQRDVKERGKGKKQAENDFLKSWSIYYEKFKPDSIKNNKKKFIIEKNTDIDLILEKLFN; via the coding sequence ATGAAGCTTATTTTTATAAGTGGACCTTCCGGAAGCGGGAAAACAACTTTATCAAATCAAATAATAAAAAAAAATAAAAATGGTATTGTATTAAGTACCGATAATTACTATAAGACAGGGTTAATAAGTAAATTACTACCAAAATTTGTAGAAGGTTTTTTTGATAGAAGTATCAGTTTCAATAACACACTATTCAAAAAAGATTTTGATTTTATTTATAAGAATGGAATTTCAATCTGTGATCGTTATTATAATTTCGAAAAGAAAACAATTCAAAATATCGTAAACGAAACAAATAATATTAGTTTTCTAATTGTTGAGGGTATATTTGCAAAAGAATTCTCAAACACTTTAAATAATAAGGATTATATTTTTTTAGAAATAAAAACTAAAAAAAATGAGTGCATGAAAAGAGTTGTCCAAAGAGATGTAAAAGAAAGGGGGAAAGGTAAAAAACAAGCAGAGAATGATTTCTTAAAATCATGGAGCATTTATTACGAAAAATTCAAACCTGATAGCATAAAAAATAATAAAAAAAAATTCATTATTGAAAAAAACACTGATATAGATCTAATTCTGGAAAAATTATTTAATTAA
- a CDS encoding NAD(P)-binding protein, with amino-acid sequence MKSDFTYDLLIIGGGISACVFASKILKNNITKKVALIEIGRGLGGRSSTRISKKYKGWKLNHGSPNFNISNSNNNLLLKRYIDELLENKYIKIDDSDIFFLSEDSNLETIKKSEFSCGVNYLSSDSMSELSKKIIESNNLEEKIDYFFETLIVDMKFNHKEWLLTSNNGEKFKSKYLICSTNLLLHKRSLKILNVNQIPLRKAIPINNDRKIDLLLNCLEEQTFIPRLTFLIYTNENYNFKDYYSKKQRYFYLKNNLEKKYRFERIIFQLQDNNKLGIVIHSKNADLINSYISAKDEEVFKQIIITNFNKLFKENSVVHKLNCDEKISIMKWRASQPSGLAVPLSLQFSRKYRIGFCGDWFEGYGFGRIEGSILSALILAEKIKNLIK; translated from the coding sequence ATGAAAAGTGATTTTACATATGACTTATTAATAATAGGTGGAGGTATATCTGCGTGTGTTTTTGCTTCGAAGATTCTGAAAAATAATATTACAAAAAAAGTTGCATTAATTGAAATTGGTCGTGGTCTTGGAGGGAGATCAAGTACAAGAATAAGCAAAAAATATAAAGGATGGAAACTAAACCATGGTTCTCCAAATTTCAATATATCTAACAGTAATAATAATCTCCTATTAAAAAGATATATTGATGAATTATTGGAAAATAAATATATAAAAATTGACGACTCAGATATATTTTTTCTAAGTGAAGATTCTAATTTAGAAACCATAAAAAAATCTGAGTTTTCTTGCGGGGTCAATTATCTATCTTCAGATTCTATGAGTGAATTATCGAAAAAGATAATTGAGTCAAATAATTTAGAAGAGAAAATTGATTATTTCTTTGAAACTTTAATAGTTGATATGAAGTTTAATCATAAGGAATGGTTACTAACATCAAATAATGGTGAAAAATTCAAGTCTAAATATTTAATTTGTTCCACTAATTTGTTATTACATAAGAGGTCTTTAAAAATATTAAACGTAAATCAAATTCCATTAAGAAAAGCTATTCCTATTAATAATGATAGAAAAATAGATTTACTATTAAATTGCTTAGAAGAACAAACATTTATTCCCAGGTTAACTTTTTTAATTTATACAAATGAAAATTATAATTTTAAGGATTATTATTCTAAAAAACAGAGGTATTTTTATTTAAAAAACAATTTAGAAAAAAAATATCGATTTGAAAGAATTATTTTTCAGCTGCAAGATAACAATAAATTAGGAATCGTAATTCATTCAAAAAACGCAGATTTAATTAATTCTTATATAAGCGCAAAAGATGAAGAAGTTTTTAAACAAATAATAATTACAAATTTTAATAAACTGTTCAAAGAGAATTCTGTAGTACATAAATTAAATTGTGATGAAAAAATATCTATTATGAAATGGAGAGCTTCACAGCCTTCTGGCCTTGCCGTACCATTATCTTTACAATTTAGTAGAAAATATAGAATTGGATTTTGCGGAGACTGGTTTGAAGGATATGGATTTGGTAGAATTGAAGGATCAATTTTAAGTGCACTAATATTAGCGGAAAAAATTAAAAACTTAATTAAATAA